The proteins below are encoded in one region of Mangifera indica cultivar Alphonso chromosome 7, CATAS_Mindica_2.1, whole genome shotgun sequence:
- the LOC123221435 gene encoding secreted RxLR effector protein 161-like has translation MNEVSYASAIGSLMYAMLCTRLDIAFAVSVVSKYHSNPRERRWTVVKAILKYLRMTKELILGYGGSELTLKGYSDSDFQLDVDDRKSTFVFIFVCNRDAVSWKNAKQSTTVDSTIEVEYIVASKITKEAIWMHIFVTELGIVPQMSQPVIIFYDNTGAIAQAKEPTAHQRSKHVQ, from the coding sequence ATGAATGAGGTGTCATATGCTTCAGCAATAGGGAGTCTTATGTACGCCATGTTATGTACACGACTAGACATTGCTTTTGCAGTTAGTGTAGTAAGCAAATATCACTCAAATCCTAGAGAAAGACGCTGGACAGTAGTAAAAGCCATCCTGAAGTATTTAAGAATGACCAAGGAGTTGATACTGGGTTATGGGGGTTCAGAGTTGACGCTCAAAGGATACTCAGATTCTGATTTCCAGTTAGATGTAGACGATAGAAAGTCtacatttgtatttatttttgtttgtaatagaGACGCAGTCAGTTGGAAAAATGCCAAACAATCGACTACTGTAGACTCTACTATAGAAGTTGAGTATATTGTTGCTTCAAAAATTACGAAAGAAGCCATTTGGATGCATATATTTGTCACAGAGTTAGGCATAGTTCCTCAAATGAGTCAACCAGTAATTATATTCTATGACAATACTGGTGCCATTGCACAGGCAAAAGAACCAACAGCACATCAAAGGTCAAAGCATGTTCAatga